Genomic window (Hippoglossus stenolepis isolate QCI-W04-F060 chromosome 11, HSTE1.2, whole genome shotgun sequence):
AAACATTATTATTAAGCAGTAGCCAAACATATATGTGCTTTGCGCTCTCCTACCTGCAGGCATGGTGGCCAGGCAGTTTTTGAGAACCTTCATGGCCGAttcagcaacagcagcaggggTCAGCGCATCTTCGCACGCTGAGAGAGAACAAGCAaaacattgattaaaaacacacaaaaaaacaacaagactagatatatttaaaatctgttgaAAAGAAGTACTGAAACCTACGCTCAGAGCTGCTGGCCATGGTGCCCTTGAAGGAGCGAGAGATTGATTTCCTGGATTCCTCCTCAGCAGGAGTTTGTTCCAGAGGCACGGAGCTGACCAGCTGACCAGTGGGTGAGGGCACCTGAGCGGCAACaagacacacaatcaaacaaacactcacgACAACCAAAGTGTGTGTAAAAGcaggacagaaaataaataaataaaataaaaaaagataccCACAGACTAACAAATGAGTGCAAGTCATTTGAGGGCCTGAACAAAAACGTTGCTTTTCATTCCAACTCATACTGCAGGTTGAACTGTTGATGCCTCATTGATTTTTAAGGTTTTAGTTTTCACATCACTTTCACTGCACTGCAGATGAAACAATTTCTCGTACTGCAGTTTCCACTGCAACTGTGATGTGACATCAACAGTTTCCAATCTCATGTTACCTCACACCTGTGTTAGAGTTCCAGTAATCTGTCCATTATCAAGCTGACAAAGAAATATTCATGACACAGAGCAAACAATGTTGTTCCTTTGGTCTTTATGAATAACAACTAGACCAGCCCCATTAGGGAGTGGCCTGACTGAGCTTCCTGGCTCCATTTGTGAATCAGAAACTATTAATGATTATGTCTGTAGTGAGGGGAAAAGCAGAAGTTTCCAGAGAAAACAGTTTCCTCAGCTTCATGCTACAATACACAGTAGAACAGAGGCTGTGCTACATTTCTCCTCTGACTTGTCTATTGACAAGCTGAAAGACATCTGGGACAAAACAGCTTCTTATACTGCAATCTCACTGGAACATATCCAAACAGCCCGAAAAAACTAACTTGTAGAAATCCTTAAAAAAATGGATACGCTCTTGAAATATCTTTGAAGTTAAAAGCTCAATATTCAGTGTGTCCAAGTCTTGAAATGTGTCAATGGCAGTTACATTTGTAGAATAGTTACAGCGTTTAAATGAATGCTGTGGTGTTCAGCTCACTCCAAACAGTTATAAAAGAGGTTGTTATCCATCTGTATATCTATCCATCTACGAACTAAGATAAAAAGGGTAAAACATTTACAGAGGgtttattttttccagtttaGTGTAATTCACCTTTATCAGGATTTTTAGCCAATATTGATAGTGTGATGTAGAGCTGATGCTataggaggagaaaaaaaggttgTACCTCATTGGGTCCCACTGTCTTGTAACTGATCTGGCGGTTGATTGAACATTTGACGATGCCCGACACCAGCTTGGAAATGTCTTTGTCGTCCTTTTCCTCGCATGGAATCTTCTCCACTGCAACAGGAACATTTGTACATTAGAAGAAATGTCACAACAAATATGTTCAAGCATGAGGAGCCACTTCACGTATCAGTAATTTTCAGAAATGCTTACAGGAAATCTAAACCTGGAAACCATCTGGTTGGTcatgtgcattttttaaaaaacacttcccACAAGAGCAAACTGGATAGACAACATGACCAATGAGCAGAGTTTCatttacaaaaagaacaaatatgtAACCAACCAGATTATTTGCTAAATGAATGACCTAGTCCTCTACTGTGCCAGTCACTtgattgctgctgctgcttaccTTTCGATTTCTTCTTGCCAAAGAAGCTCTTGGCCATTTTAGCAAAGAATTTCTTGGCAGGACTCGGGGGGTGGAGCTCTGGCACCATCTCACAGCTGCTGGGAGGAAGCTTATCAGGAGTGTAACCCTAGAGGAGGAAAACGCAGagagcaaacagacaaaaggtGAGGAAGATGACGAGAGAAGTAGAAGGCACATATCGCATTCTCTGTGAACACTAAAGAGAAGAGTACTAAATTCTGTAATAGCTTTAAGCATAATTTCCCCGCTCCCTATACAGTCATTTTGACGTACTTTGGTGAAGAATTCATGGTTGAGGATCTGATCGAGCGAGAGTCTGTCATTGGGATTTTTCTGCAGGATGCCCGAGATGAGTCTCTGTGCGGCGGGGGAAAGCGTGGCGGGCAGGTTGTACCGAACTTCCTTTATACACTTGTACGTCTCCTTCAGGTCCAGAGTCTCGAACGGAGGGTTGCCACACATCAGCGTGTACCTGGACAGCAGAAACCAAGGCAACCGTCGGTCAAATAAAGAGACAAACTTAATgattctgacttttttttatttttttataaatgaccTCGCTGCTCGAGTGCAATGTCCTCATTTTCATGCTGACCAAGGCAGGATAGATAAACCACAAAGAAAGTAGCTACAAAATAAGCATTAGTCATTTACACATGACCGGAGAGAACAAATGACTCCAGGCTAAATTAGAGAAGAAAGAACTAAACCAAACTCACATGACACATCCAAGAGACCAAACATCAGACTCAGTGCCATGGCCCTGTCTGTTGAGCACCTCGGGGGCCAAATAGTTGGGAGTACCGCAGATTgttctgagaaaagaaaaaaaacaaaaaaaaaacaaaacacacaagacacattTAACACCTCAATCTTCCAATTCAGTTCCTGTCTAATACAGACATGGAAGCAGTGGTTGAAGCATTTTTCCCCAGCACAGAAATGCTTCTGGTATTCCACAGGAAGGTGTCAAACAGGTAGTGAAACTCTGCGCTAAGCGCTACATTCAACTGCCACTTGGAAACCGGTTTACTTAGGTACTTACTGAGGGGGAAAAGAGGTGAGAGGAACAATGTGCTTAGTAACTGACGTAAGTGTTTAAGGTAATTGTTCATCACACAAGTCTAGAACAGGACTCATGTTCAAGATGTGGATAGAGATACACCTCAATGAGAACTATGCACAGCTTCGAACTACAAATCACATAAGGGTGAAAAAGTGAGAAATTGTTCCAAGAgccatttatcattttttaatataaacagTTTGTGGCCAActcctttaaaataaaacttaaataaaatatactaaCTTTTTCCTCTGTTCGACTGTCTCCAGCTTGGCAGCGAGGCCAAAGTCCCCCAGCCGCAGCTCCATGTTCTCATTGACAAAGAAGTTGCctaaaaagagacaaaaccaTTTGTCCAGTCAGCATTCCACAGATAACATGTGCGCCTGCCCAAATTCACAGCAGATTCCTggcatgcctgtgtgtgcacacgcCACGTTTTCCAGTGTCGTCTGGTCACATACCTAGTTTGAGGTCTCTGTGCAGGATGCCTCGGCTGTGGAGGTACTTGAGGCCGGATATGATCTGTCTGAGGTAATATCTCACTTCTGGCTCCGTGAGCGTGTGCCTGGCCTTCCAAATGTGTGCTAGAGACTAGGGAAACAAAGCAATGAGCAACCGTCAACGCCACATCCATCAGTGGGACTGTGCAACACACATCACACGCTCCGCACTAGCACAGAGAGTAGGTGATGCTGGTAATCAGATGGGTGTCTGGGACTCGACGTCGATAGTCATTTGACTCTGAGATATATACTCagagcattttgttttgtttccattgcACCACTGCAGAGCAAAACAAAGCAAGCTGTATACTGTAGGTATATGCAAAACACATGTAGGAGTATGAGCCCACATGCAAATAAATGTCTGAGGTCTCACCTTCCGACTGCAGAGCTCGAGGAATATGTAGATGTTGTCTTGGTCTTCAAAATGATGAGAGAATTTCACCACATGCTTGTGTGACAGGGTTTTGTGCAGCTCGATTTCATTCGTAATCTGTCAAAAGAAATGTGACATCCGATCAGTTTTCTGGGCCCATTATTTCAAGCCCTGacacatccagatgttttgaAGTCAGATAACGCAGCGTTCTCTTCTGCGAGACACACCGATCAAACAAACAAGTACGGTCGTGTACCTTGTCCCTCTGGTGTGGTTTGGACACCCTGCTCTGGGGAATCACCTTCACGGCATACATTTTGTTGCTGGAGAGGTCTGTCATCTCGTAGCATCGAGCAAAGCCACCCTGGGGGAGATAAAAACAACgatcatttaaaatgcagcagGTTGAAAACCTGCAATGGCCATAAATAAGCTGCATTAAAAAGGCAAGTCTCTGATCCAAGAATGACTGGGCCAAATATGATGTGGAGGCAAAGGGTGAGGTGAGGAAATACGCAATCCAGAATTAAACACAATACAAGAAAAGGGTTAACTCAGTCAGGTGGATCATTTCATAACCAAGGTAATCAGCATCTTGGATGTTCTCATATGCGTCTTAAACCTAAAAATCATGCCCAGATTTTCATGTTTACTGCTTTTTGTTTACGCATTTCCCAGGTTGTAATCAAGATGTGCTCGAGGACAGAAGGGACGAGGCAGAGCAGCCTGCTGCATTCATTAACCGTGAAATTGACGGAGACGTTTCCAGCTCTGCGGCAGgcggcaggagagagaggggagaaacgACTTGGCTGGGTGCCTGACGCAGCGTATGGATGACGAGCAACACGTTGATCACACAGCCCCTCCATTCATACATGtgcgaaaacacacacaacattgagAGGGAGGGGACACGGGCAGACGCATGCGTTGCTGGTCTCACAGCAGCCCCACAAGTCATTTAAATACACGCGTGCTCGTGGATGAGGAACTCCCCTGGTTCTATAAAGGTGCTGCCGGTCATGTGTGCGCACGGGAGCCGGGCACACCTTGCGCCTGATTCATTCAGCAATGACGCGCGGCCACGGAGGGGAAGGTTGGCCACATCCACCACGAGGTCGTCCCCTATTCCCGCAATCAGTAACGCACCTGGGAGACAGCCCGCGGTGATTTGTGCGCAGCGACAGATTCAGTATCAAACTCAAACCGGCGACTCAGTGACACatggggataaaaaaaaaaagattccgaCGGCAACCATGAGGggaaacatgaaatgaaagtcCATACCTTTCCCAGAAGCTTCCCTTTACTGTATGACCTCCCCGTCTTGGAGTCTGTCACCACCTGAGCCAGCTCCGGTCTGCTCTGCTCGGGTCGGTTCCTGCTGGCTCGCCCCGGGGCAGGGGGCTGCGGGGCTCCACGCTCCGGAGCAGGCTTGAATAAATCCGCATTCATGGCGTGGCACGAAAGGCGCTGCGCCGCGCTGAAACACCCGGTATCCATTCAACTCAGCGGCGGTGGGAGCGACCAGACAGTTCGTACACAGGCCTGAAGATGAATAAATATTCCTTTCGCCCGTGGTTCAGCAGCTGCTCGTGTGCGTAATGATGCGTCCGCCGCTTCCAACTGTCTCCATCTGGCGTGGCAGGGCTCGGCTCAGTCCGGATATATAGGCGAGCGGCGACGTCACGGAGCAGGGGGGCGGAGAGAGGGTGGCGCAACCCcggcggagaaagtccagacgATTTGTCCAGACACGATCCCCAATCATAACAGTATCCGGAGTGTGAgggaaaaatatgaatgaagcAGCTCatgggaaatgaaaaaaaggaaaagagtatTGATGCAGCTCGTGTTGTGtgagagagctgctgctgtgacaggaGCAGGTTCCACGCTGTCTGAGCatctgaaatccacacagacagTTTGATGAATGGGGTAGAGAGACAGTCCTGAGGGTCGAGAACAACTGAAATCTGCAAATCAACCTTTAATTTCATCTtctgagattaaaaaaaacatcagctccTAACTTCTGCTCTTTCATTATtccaggggcggatccagagTTGCGGCCAGGGGGGGCTGCTGGCCCCAGCTGATATGAATGGCCCCTGGGTAGAACCCGTCCTTTCAGTAGTCCTGAAAGTACAACAAATATTTTTGAAGTGCACAATGTGCTTCATCAAGAAacagtttataaaatatattcagtgatatgtgtctttgctcaaagctatagagctaacatATAACAAGGAATGACTAAAATGTGCAGCTTACTGAATCAGGATATCTGCGTGGATGTTGGAAATCGTGGCCCCCTTTACTgcattagtattattatttagtCTTCGTTCATACTCTTTCGTTGTTCCAGTTATTCTCATCATGGAAATGCCAAGAGTATTGTTTATGtatcctttatttaaccaggaaggtCCAATTGAGATGCAATATATTTATCTGCCAGAGACACCTGATCAAAATGGGCCGCAATGGTGTAAAAAGTTTCAAATAAAAGCAGGGACAAATAACACATGGAATCATACTAAAACACAGCAAGTCTGTTAAAagcaaagaacacacacagaagcatgaaAGGAATCAGTAGCTAAAATGAATTACAGAAAATTAAAGGCACAGATTATTAGAGAAGATAgatagacatactgtatgttgcatatgaattgttttgttgtgatttcaGTTGAGCAAACCTGATGTATAATTGCACAAGTTATAGTTATACTAACATGGGAATATTACAAGGTCATATTTAATACAACTACAAACTTTATGTTCAATCAAAGTTTTTTGagagaaacatttcagattatAGATTATAAATACATTGCAGTAAGtctcaatttattttgtaaaactacAGACGCAGAAAATGCTAAAAATTTAAgtcctacaaaataaaagctcacaTTTCTCAATAAAAAACTTTGATTGGACCTCTCCTGAACCAACGATAactgctgccccctggtggaggaGACATCTCAAAACCCCCGCACAACTTGAGGATATAGACTCCCTTTATACAATTGTGCTGTGACTGTTTTTAGAAACATGACAAGTCATTATCGATTAAAAGTTGCACTGGATCACAAACAGTCCTCTATGTGATCATAAGCAAGTTACTATATTGGTCCAAACTAGGATTGTTAAATGTATTCAAGTACGGGTAACTAAATTCAACAGCTTCATGAGAGTAAATATATGTCCAATAAATGTAATCAAGTCTAATTTGACATCAAAATCACAAGACAAATGGAACAACGAGGAGTCAGTTCAAAAGTTATATTTGTCTGAACTGCATGAACAACCTGAGGGCGGGCAACAATACACATAAGACTGACATGAACAACCAAAGCAAAATATCAACTTAGTTAAAAAGTCAATTTGTACATATTCACAAACAGTGGAGACAAATCATGATGCAAAAAAGTTGAACCATGGAAATCATAGTAGGAAAATCACTACGTTACATGAAAGAATTGAAATGAATGTTTGGGTTTTACACAGTTTAACACGAGTAAAGCACATTACACTTTATACACACCCATGCAGTAATGTAGATTATTACACTGGGCTGTATGATCGCTACAGTCTTTGCAACTATCATCATGGTCCATTTAtagaatgacaaaaaaaaatcaaaaggctGATCTGAAGACTGATATGTCCTCTGGTCGTCTTCATTTAAGGAATGCGAGGGTGACTTAAGCAAATGTTCACGAGAAAACATCCTATACATCAGTTTAGCTACAACGAATCAGCACAGGACGATCAACAAGTGACTTAACAGAACAAGTCAACAATTTTTCCATTTCCCTGGTCCAGTTGAAATCATGTACAACTTACAAGATATTCATCTTGGGAAGAAAATGGCTGCATTATGGTAGAAAAGACATGATGAATCGGTGTGAATTCTTGTTGTGTTTAGGCTTCTGCCTCATGATCAGcacttttgtgtttgtacacaattgtgtgattatatttattaacaGCTTTATGATTTATGACTATTagcagcctggttttcaaagctGAGGCCATCCAGGGATTAAAAATTACTCATGTCTCCTTATTTATGAGCTGTATACCTAAATTCTACATATTGTGAAAGTGTGATTTATATACTGGGACGTCGGTTATACCGTTTGATATTCAATTCATGTCTGCTGCAGCCTTGGAAGATCTCACTTATTTTCGCTTGCGGAATAGAAGTGGGTGCAGTTTACAGGTCCAGCGCGTCTTCTCCTCGGCTCTTCTTCTCCTGGGACTCTGACCAGGCTTTGTTGATGGTTCTCTTCATCTCGTCATCTCCGTCGGAGTATATCTTCTTCAGCATGCTCATCAGGCCGTCGCTGGGGTCTGCAGTCTCCTCCGTAGTGGGTTTTCTGTTGAGAAGCAATGAGGAAATGCAGAAGGGATGTATCCAAGTTTAGCTAAATTGTTTGGATtctcatgcatgtgtgcaccCAAGTTACATGTATTCCTGCCTAATACATAGTGGCACATATAGTGCTGTTGAGTGATTGGATTTGAAAATTATCATTGTTTTAAGTGGATAGAAAGTTATGGTTCAGTTTATTCTTCATGTAA
Coding sequences:
- the plk3 gene encoding serine/threonine-protein kinase PLK3; translation: MDTGCFSAAQRLSCHAMNADLFKPAPERGAPQPPAPGRASRNRPEQSRPELAQVVTDSKTGRSYSKGKLLGKGGFARCYEMTDLSSNKMYAVKVIPQSRVSKPHQRDKITNEIELHKTLSHKHVVKFSHHFEDQDNIYIFLELCSRKSLAHIWKARHTLTEPEVRYYLRQIISGLKYLHSRGILHRDLKLGNFFVNENMELRLGDFGLAAKLETVEQRKKTICGTPNYLAPEVLNRQGHGTESDVWSLGCVMYTLMCGNPPFETLDLKETYKCIKEVRYNLPATLSPAAQRLISGILQKNPNDRLSLDQILNHEFFTKGYTPDKLPPSSCEMVPELHPPSPAKKFFAKMAKSFFGKKKSKVEKIPCEEKDDKDISKLVSGIVKCSINRQISYKTVGPNEVPSPTGQLVSSVPLEQTPAEEESRKSISRSFKGTMASSSEPCEDALTPAAVAESAMKVLKNCLATMPAATRNPPCLSRPQSFLWVTKWVDYSNKYGFGYQLSNQSIGVLFNEGTHLSLCDQRKTVHYCMTNNKHFSFAANALPEQLRSQKQIVELMANYMEENLMEGGDLHCDEQVSVAPPLLLQWVKTDHALVMLFNNGTLQVNFYTDHTKIILCKSSDDSYLLTYISRERVSYTYLLSMLNEMGCTPELRHRLRYVVQLLQHHADA
- the LOC118117577 gene encoding calcyclin-binding protein-like, whose protein sequence is MVLVMCKKQTTKKWGCLTKAELQTKEKEKPTTEETADPSDGLMSMLKKIYSDGDDEMKRTINKAWSESQEKKSRGEDALDL